A genomic window from Terriglobia bacterium includes:
- a CDS encoding glucose 1-dehydrogenase, with the protein MLEETRTRIALVTGASSGIGRAIAVTLARRGFTVVANYYRNEEGARETARLAEQAGGSAWIHRADVSDAGAVQSMLRAVDEREGGLEALVNNAGDPLHRQPFEEWTPEQLERVLAVNLSSVFLCTQAALPLLRRRGGGAVVNITSIGARLGGTPMTLPYAAAKGAVETFTVGLARVLGPEKIRVNAVAPGSIRTPMRETFSDEAHRRQALADTPLGRPGEPEEVAEAVAYLVSDAASFLTGQILRVDGGRRC; encoded by the coding sequence TTGCTCGAGGAAACGAGAACACGCATCGCGCTGGTGACCGGCGCAAGTTCCGGCATTGGCCGCGCCATCGCCGTGACGCTGGCCCGCCGCGGCTTCACCGTCGTTGCCAATTATTACCGCAACGAAGAAGGCGCGCGGGAGACGGCGCGCCTGGCGGAGCAGGCCGGCGGGAGCGCGTGGATCCACCGCGCGGACGTGAGCGACGCCGGCGCGGTGCAATCCATGCTGCGCGCCGTGGACGAGCGCGAGGGCGGGCTGGAAGCGCTGGTGAATAACGCGGGCGACCCGCTGCACCGCCAGCCCTTCGAGGAGTGGACGCCAGAGCAGCTGGAGCGGGTCCTGGCGGTGAACCTGAGCAGCGTCTTTCTGTGCACGCAGGCGGCGCTGCCGCTGCTGCGGCGGCGCGGCGGGGGCGCGGTGGTGAACATCACCTCGATCGGCGCGCGCCTCGGCGGGACGCCCATGACTCTGCCGTACGCGGCCGCGAAGGGCGCGGTAGAAACGTTCACCGTGGGCCTGGCGCGTGTGCTGGGGCCGGAAAAGATCCGCGTGAACGCGGTGGCGCCCGGTTCGATCCGCACACCAATGCGCGAAACGTTCAGCGACGAGGCGCACCGCCGGCAGGCACTGGCGGATACGCCGCTGGGGCGGCCCGGGGAGCCGGAGGAAGTGGCCGAGGCGGTCGCCTATCTGGTTTCGGATGCGGCGTCGTTCCTCACCGGGCAGATTCTCCGGGTGGACGGCGGGCGGCGCTGCTGA
- a CDS encoding LLM class flavin-dependent oxidoreductase, translating to MKFGMLINSQDPPDGRNIPRLYEEILSEAELAESAGFDSVFVPEHHMMPDGYLPAPAVLLSAIAARTKKIRLGTSILQLPEWHPVHVAEEWCVLDNISRGRAILGVGLGLVEPEFKLFGIELKGAVDRFTEQIQILQKCWRERGFSFPGKYYNLENVTITPRPVQKDGPPLWIGAMSEGALKRAGRLGCGWITDPLHHINVMKSWGEIYRQSCAESKNPKAETALLRTAWVAETRHEVENLFWPHVRAMHLFYKNLGFFESGRFNTEWEPWVRTIADAEWTFDRVAPNRLIAGTPAQVIDEIARYRDETRCDHLILYLRYPTGPGHQETMKCIRMFGEKVFPKFQ from the coding sequence TTGAAGTTCGGGATGCTCATCAACAGTCAGGACCCGCCGGACGGGCGGAACATTCCCCGGCTCTATGAAGAAATCCTGAGCGAAGCGGAGTTGGCCGAATCCGCCGGCTTCGACTCCGTCTTCGTTCCCGAGCACCACATGATGCCGGACGGCTATCTGCCCGCGCCGGCGGTGCTGCTCTCGGCCATCGCCGCGCGCACCAAGAAGATCCGTCTGGGCACTTCCATCCTGCAGCTTCCCGAATGGCATCCCGTGCACGTCGCGGAAGAATGGTGCGTGCTGGACAATATCTCGCGGGGGCGCGCGATTCTCGGCGTGGGACTGGGGCTGGTCGAGCCGGAGTTCAAGCTGTTCGGGATCGAACTGAAGGGCGCGGTGGACCGCTTCACCGAGCAGATCCAGATCCTGCAGAAATGCTGGCGGGAGCGCGGCTTCAGCTTCCCGGGAAAATATTACAACCTGGAAAATGTGACCATCACCCCGCGTCCGGTGCAGAAGGACGGCCCGCCGCTGTGGATCGGGGCGATGAGCGAGGGCGCGCTGAAGCGCGCCGGGCGGCTGGGCTGCGGCTGGATCACCGATCCGCTGCACCACATCAACGTGATGAAATCCTGGGGCGAGATTTACCGGCAGTCCTGCGCCGAGAGCAAGAATCCGAAGGCAGAGACGGCGCTGCTGCGCACCGCCTGGGTGGCCGAGACGCGCCACGAGGTGGAAAACCTCTTCTGGCCGCACGTTCGCGCCATGCACCTGTTCTACAAGAATCTCGGCTTCTTTGAATCGGGGCGTTTCAACACCGAATGGGAGCCCTGGGTGCGCACCATCGCCGACGCGGAGTGGACCTTCGACCGCGTGGCGCCCAACCGGCTGATTGCCGGCACGCCCGCGCAGGTGATCGATGAGATCGCCCGCTACCGCGACGAGACGCGCTGCGATCACCTGATTCTGTACCTGCGGTATCCGACCGGACCGGGGCACCAGGAAACCATGAAGTGCATCCGCATGTTCGGGGAAAAGGTTTTTCCGAAGTTTCAATAG
- a CDS encoding 3-oxoacid CoA-transferase yields the protein MGTAREYTIDELMVVTLAKAFTSDDIILNGTVSFIPVSAVLLARATHAPGLTWVAGAVGVDAQPGSVIGNTLDPTMWKGCVMYLPQYEDMWSYVHRGTLETFCIRGAQIDQYGNINNSIIGSDYHKPKVRLPGSAGMGDMGSLDKRIFIWSTTHNPRTFVKKVDFRACVGWLNGGDSRAKLGLRNGPQLVITDMCVMDFEPNSKRMRLVSVHRGITPKQVQEQTAFELVMPARVPETPAPEAEYLRLLREVVDPKAMRKIEFRGSATKV from the coding sequence ATGGGAACTGCCAGGGAATACACAATCGACGAACTGATGGTGGTGACGCTGGCCAAGGCGTTCACCAGCGACGACATCATCCTGAACGGCACGGTATCGTTCATTCCGGTATCGGCGGTGCTGCTGGCGCGTGCCACGCACGCCCCCGGCCTCACCTGGGTCGCCGGCGCTGTCGGAGTGGACGCCCAGCCCGGCTCGGTCATCGGCAACACTCTTGACCCCACCATGTGGAAGGGCTGCGTGATGTACCTGCCGCAGTACGAGGACATGTGGTCGTACGTGCACCGCGGCACGCTGGAGACGTTCTGCATTCGCGGCGCGCAGATCGACCAGTACGGCAACATCAACAACAGCATCATCGGCAGCGACTACCACAAGCCCAAGGTGCGCCTGCCCGGCTCGGCGGGGATGGGGGACATGGGCTCGCTCGACAAACGCATCTTCATCTGGTCCACCACGCACAACCCGCGCACTTTCGTGAAGAAGGTGGATTTCCGCGCCTGCGTCGGCTGGCTGAACGGCGGCGACTCGCGCGCCAAGCTCGGCCTGCGCAACGGCCCGCAACTGGTCATCACCGACATGTGCGTGATGGATTTCGAGCCGAATTCGAAGCGCATGCGCCTGGTCAGCGTGCACCGTGGCATCACTCCGAAGCAGGTGCAGGAGCAGACCGCGTTCGAGCTGGTCATGCCCGCCCGCGTTCCGGAAACGCCCGCGCCGGAGGCCGAATATCTGCGCCTGCTACGAGAGGTCGTGGACCCCAAGGCCATGCGCAAGATCGAATTCCGCGGCTCGGCAACGAAGGTCTAG
- a CDS encoding glucose 1-dehydrogenase, with the protein MRLKGKRALITGAASGIGLAAAERFVEEGAAVAAADINAEGVRALAKRLSAAGHKVGATSGDVSKTGDAKRMVEEAVAFLGGLDILINNAGIDVKGTVVSISDEDWERQIAVNLTSIQRMSKFAIPEMSKAGGGAIVNTGSIAGFLGYSNLAAYGASKGGVVQITRNIVADFAASNIRCNSVNPGVVNTPLLVHACKEVAGPGGDWEAVAKAYCAGQFIQRPAEPREIANAILFLASDEASFITGAELLVDGGFRIHP; encoded by the coding sequence ATGCGGCTCAAAGGGAAAAGGGCGCTCATCACCGGGGCAGCCTCCGGGATCGGTTTGGCGGCGGCCGAGCGCTTTGTGGAAGAAGGCGCGGCGGTGGCCGCCGCGGACATCAACGCCGAGGGGGTGCGCGCTTTGGCCAAACGGCTGAGCGCGGCGGGGCATAAAGTGGGCGCGACGTCCGGCGACGTTTCGAAAACGGGGGACGCCAAGCGCATGGTGGAAGAGGCGGTGGCCTTTCTCGGCGGCCTGGACATTCTGATCAACAACGCCGGCATCGACGTGAAGGGTACGGTGGTCTCCATCAGCGACGAGGATTGGGAGCGCCAGATCGCCGTCAATCTCACCAGCATCCAGCGCATGAGCAAATTTGCCATTCCGGAGATGAGCAAGGCCGGCGGCGGCGCGATTGTCAACACCGGCTCCATCGCCGGCTTCCTCGGCTATTCGAATCTGGCGGCCTACGGTGCGTCCAAGGGTGGCGTCGTGCAGATCACCCGCAACATTGTGGCGGACTTCGCCGCCAGCAACATCCGCTGCAACTCCGTGAACCCCGGCGTGGTGAATACGCCATTACTGGTGCACGCGTGCAAGGAAGTGGCCGGCCCCGGCGGCGACTGGGAAGCGGTCGCCAAGGCCTATTGCGCCGGGCAGTTCATTCAACGCCCCGCCGAGCCGCGGGAGATCGCCAACGCCATCCTTTTCCTGGCCAGCGACGAAGCCAGCTTCATCACCGGCGCGGAACTGCTGGTGGACGGGGGCTTCCGCATCCATCCGTAG
- a CDS encoding LLM class flavin-dependent oxidoreductase, whose amino-acid sequence MKIRLGVPGGIMPPFDKVIQQAQRAEARGYDSAWWPCHLMGWHPRSIWTPDITPLANFQKSADVYFDPVPAIAAAGAATKKIRMGTGVTDIVRRNPAMLAQSALTLDHITGGRFILGLGAGEACNVTPYGLSFEKAVSKLEEGIQIIRALWASRSEPVNFDGQFWKLKDAVLGLEPFEGKTPPIWLASHGPRALGITGRLADGWLPTRMTPAEYRTKLDVIHAAARAAGRDPAAFEAGMLAYVIVDEDRNVVRKLLDHILVKGLCLLLPAELFERFGAEPPFGKESSGFHDYIPSRVPRADAERIMNRVPREVTEYYTLNGTPEDVAQQVRELAAAGLQHIVLWNITAFADPARAKSSFQGLDRVKELLDGSGVSAS is encoded by the coding sequence ATGAAAATTCGTCTCGGAGTACCCGGCGGCATCATGCCGCCCTTCGATAAAGTCATCCAGCAGGCGCAGCGCGCCGAAGCGCGCGGCTACGACTCCGCGTGGTGGCCCTGCCACCTCATGGGCTGGCACCCGCGCTCCATCTGGACGCCGGACATCACCCCGCTGGCCAATTTCCAGAAGAGCGCCGACGTCTATTTCGATCCCGTGCCGGCGATCGCCGCGGCCGGTGCAGCCACGAAAAAAATCCGCATGGGCACTGGCGTGACGGACATTGTGCGCCGCAATCCGGCGATGCTGGCGCAGTCCGCGCTCACCCTCGACCACATCACCGGCGGGCGCTTCATCCTCGGCCTGGGCGCGGGCGAGGCTTGCAACGTCACCCCCTACGGCCTTTCCTTCGAAAAGGCCGTCTCCAAGCTCGAAGAGGGCATCCAGATCATCCGCGCGCTGTGGGCATCGCGCAGCGAGCCCGTCAATTTCGACGGCCAGTTCTGGAAGCTGAAGGACGCCGTGCTGGGCCTCGAGCCCTTCGAAGGCAAGACCCCGCCCATCTGGCTCGCCTCGCACGGGCCGCGTGCGCTGGGCATCACCGGGCGCCTGGCCGATGGCTGGCTGCCCACGCGCATGACCCCGGCGGAGTATCGCACCAAGCTGGACGTGATTCACGCCGCCGCGCGCGCAGCAGGCCGCGATCCCGCCGCGTTCGAAGCCGGCATGCTGGCCTACGTCATCGTGGACGAAGACCGCAACGTCGTGCGCAAGCTGCTGGACCACATCCTGGTCAAGGGCCTGTGCCTGCTGCTCCCCGCGGAACTCTTCGAACGCTTCGGCGCGGAGCCGCCCTTCGGCAAGGAGTCCTCGGGCTTTCACGACTACATTCCCTCCCGCGTGCCGCGCGCGGACGCCGAGCGCATCATGAACCGCGTGCCGCGGGAAGTGACCGAATACTACACGCTGAACGGCACGCCGGAAGACGTGGCCCAGCAGGTGCGCGAGCTGGCTGCGGCCGGGCTGCAGCACATCGTGTTGTGGAACATCACCGCCTTCGCCGATCCCGCGCGCGCCAAGTCCTCGTTCCAGGGCCTGGACCGCGTGAAGGAATTGCTGGACGGCTCGGGCGTTTCGGCCTCCTGA
- a CDS encoding DUF2889 domain-containing protein produces the protein MEEAPKIGRPLLLARGTDGKAPRIYERTISVKLIDHGEQAIHVMASLQDIEHSFQAEMIVDVASGRIERAIAVMARRPYETLCLHALDTVQKLEGQIIGRGINRRIVDLVGKTQGCVHLVEIFQAAVGFTATILIGRRTGLRDDPKRTEIENRDLWFPVLKGSCQVFREDTPATAPGGKTRG, from the coding sequence GTGGAGGAGGCCCCGAAGATTGGCCGGCCCCTGCTGCTGGCAAGGGGCACGGACGGGAAAGCGCCGCGCATCTACGAGCGCACCATCAGCGTGAAGCTGATCGATCACGGCGAGCAGGCGATTCACGTGATGGCCTCGCTGCAGGATATCGAGCACAGTTTTCAGGCGGAGATGATCGTGGACGTGGCGAGCGGGCGCATCGAGCGGGCGATTGCGGTGATGGCGCGGCGGCCCTACGAAACGCTGTGTCTGCACGCCCTGGACACCGTGCAGAAGCTCGAAGGCCAGATCATCGGCCGCGGCATCAACCGCCGCATCGTCGACCTGGTTGGCAAGACGCAGGGCTGCGTGCACCTGGTGGAGATTTTTCAGGCGGCGGTGGGTTTCACCGCCACCATTCTGATCGGGCGGCGCACCGGTTTGCGCGACGATCCCAAGAGGACCGAAATTGAAAACCGGGACTTGTGGTTCCCGGTCTTGAAAGGTTCCTGCCAGGTCTTTCGCGAGGACACCCCCGCGACGGCACCCGGCGGAAAGACCCGGGGATGA
- a CDS encoding carboxypeptidase regulatory-like domain-containing protein gives MNRRFWFCTAVILGLAVLLALPSAPAFGQGAATFSSLVGDVTDQNGGALAGATVTVTNTGTGISSSAQTDSSGHFGFQRLPAGSYDVLVESAAFKKWEAKNVTLAAGREESIKIAMSIGNVQQVVEVKGEELQISTSESVVGDSISPLQVSDLPLNQRSFTALVTQQPGLVVMTNTAGATVLGASTNSGSYISGNGLMGTSVGYLVDGINITNGTFTAPGTASAGDMPGVEAISEFQVLTHNYSAAFGGASGSIVSFATKTGTNKLHGSVYEYLRNDKFDARNFRFLGVPVQEKPPFKRNQFGGALGGPIRKDKTFFFVNYEGLRQRLNETETAFVPTECALNSGLGGSGVGCPGGVPYPVMGPVATGSATPPFYVWQNVPISPAMLSILSLYPAAEPNSLLCPSGTASCDWVGQSVFANRKPTRQDFGIVNLTHTLSNGDSLSARYSITDADATQDFHLPGFIFLRKDRNQNLMLKWNHSFSSRLINTVSVSFLRNFIDASTDTTSALLPSQYTGNALRETIGAITIGGGSAGTASGTLTFLGNDDASPFRLAKNNFPVSDDAVFSVGKHTIKFGGMVNRFQWNWKSATLTGGSYTFLSVNDFLAANPAVTLIHRDGPDSIFGIRTTLLGWYVEDAFRVRPNLTITYGIRHDFQVPVLTDANGRLGNWQSPSDTQVTVGTPYNNYTLTQFQPRIGIAYDPFNNGKTVMRAGFGIFNDFVDYAGNAQGQLQWNAPQPVLNTYFGNPFAPGFLPPTEFPTCSTCTVPGPFIGLVTGILTPMNSPTSIQWHAEIERQLPGNFNVTLNYSGSNSTHIPRKMESNYNLPCGTDANGLPIFPTSNPVTTCASVGTAAPGVAAIGFSLYSKRFDATANYNAVTAQVSRKISSVITFSSSYTFAKAISESDSVNSGNVMTGIAAASQYPAMKGWDRSESLFSIRHRFTENVIINLPFGKGRKYMSDAAGVQQALLGGWQLTSLGTFQSGMPFSVLAGYGITGVGDAIDFPDRLNQISANTTTGDINNWINTAAYVEQAPGHLGNSARNSAKGPGFSNLDFGIGKDFTITEQIGLKFRTDMFNVLNHPNFGLPGSIQLFSGPGVPNPSAGVIRTTVGTPRQIQFSLKLTF, from the coding sequence TTGAATCGTCGGTTTTGGTTTTGCACCGCAGTGATTCTGGGGCTCGCCGTTCTGCTGGCGCTGCCGTCCGCGCCGGCCTTCGGGCAGGGCGCCGCGACCTTCTCCTCGCTGGTTGGCGACGTAACCGACCAGAACGGCGGCGCGCTGGCGGGCGCCACGGTCACCGTGACCAACACCGGCACGGGCATCTCCTCGTCGGCGCAGACTGATTCGTCGGGCCATTTCGGTTTTCAGCGGCTGCCCGCGGGCAGTTACGACGTCCTCGTGGAATCCGCCGCCTTTAAGAAGTGGGAGGCCAAGAACGTGACCCTGGCGGCGGGGCGCGAAGAGAGCATCAAGATCGCCATGTCCATCGGCAACGTTCAGCAGGTCGTGGAAGTGAAGGGTGAAGAGCTGCAGATCAGCACTAGCGAATCGGTGGTGGGCGACTCGATCTCGCCGCTGCAGGTATCGGACCTCCCGCTGAACCAGCGCAGCTTTACGGCCCTGGTGACCCAGCAGCCGGGTCTGGTGGTGATGACCAACACAGCGGGTGCGACGGTTCTCGGTGCGTCCACCAACTCCGGCTCGTACATCAGCGGCAACGGCCTGATGGGCACCTCGGTGGGCTACCTGGTGGACGGCATCAACATCACCAACGGCACGTTCACCGCCCCGGGAACGGCCTCGGCCGGCGACATGCCCGGTGTGGAAGCCATCAGCGAATTCCAGGTGCTGACACACAACTACAGCGCGGCCTTCGGCGGGGCCTCCGGCTCGATCGTGAGCTTCGCCACCAAGACCGGCACCAACAAACTGCACGGCAGCGTCTATGAATACCTGCGCAACGACAAATTCGATGCGCGCAACTTCCGATTCCTTGGCGTGCCAGTTCAGGAGAAGCCGCCCTTCAAGCGCAACCAGTTCGGCGGAGCGCTCGGCGGTCCCATCAGGAAGGACAAGACCTTCTTTTTTGTGAACTACGAAGGCCTGCGCCAGCGCCTGAACGAAACGGAGACGGCCTTCGTCCCGACGGAGTGCGCGCTGAACAGCGGCCTGGGAGGCAGCGGAGTGGGCTGCCCGGGAGGCGTGCCGTATCCGGTTATGGGTCCGGTTGCAACTGGTTCGGCTACGCCGCCGTTCTACGTTTGGCAAAACGTTCCGATATCGCCGGCCATGCTGTCCATTCTGAGCCTTTATCCGGCAGCGGAACCTAACTCGCTGCTATGTCCCAGCGGGACGGCGAGTTGTGATTGGGTTGGCCAGTCCGTTTTTGCGAACAGGAAGCCCACGCGGCAGGACTTTGGTATCGTGAATCTCACGCACACCCTGTCCAATGGTGATTCGCTCTCAGCGCGCTATTCCATTACCGACGCCGATGCCACCCAGGACTTCCATCTTCCGGGCTTCATTTTCCTCCGCAAGGACCGCAACCAGAACCTGATGCTGAAGTGGAATCACTCCTTCAGCTCCCGGCTGATCAACACGGTCAGCGTCAGCTTCCTGCGCAATTTCATTGATGCCAGCACCGATACCACGAGCGCGCTTCTGCCCAGCCAGTACACCGGAAATGCGCTGCGCGAAACCATCGGCGCCATCACCATCGGCGGCGGCAGCGCGGGCACGGCTTCGGGCACGCTAACCTTTCTGGGGAATGACGATGCCAGCCCCTTCCGTCTGGCGAAGAACAATTTCCCGGTCTCCGACGATGCGGTCTTCTCGGTCGGCAAACACACCATCAAGTTCGGCGGGATGGTCAACCGCTTCCAGTGGAACTGGAAGTCGGCCACGCTGACCGGGGGAAGCTATACTTTCTTGAGCGTGAATGACTTCCTGGCGGCCAACCCGGCAGTCACGCTGATCCACCGCGACGGGCCGGATTCGATCTTCGGAATCCGTACTACCCTGCTGGGCTGGTACGTCGAGGATGCGTTCCGTGTTCGGCCGAACCTGACAATTACCTATGGTATTCGGCACGATTTCCAGGTGCCAGTTCTGACCGACGCGAATGGGCGTCTCGGCAACTGGCAGAGCCCTTCGGATACGCAAGTCACCGTGGGCACTCCGTACAACAACTACACGCTGACGCAGTTCCAGCCGCGTATCGGCATCGCCTACGATCCGTTCAATAACGGAAAGACGGTGATGCGTGCAGGCTTCGGCATCTTCAATGACTTCGTGGATTATGCCGGCAATGCGCAAGGCCAGCTGCAGTGGAATGCGCCCCAGCCAGTCTTGAACACCTACTTTGGCAACCCGTTCGCTCCGGGCTTCCTGCCCCCGACCGAGTTCCCGACCTGCTCGACCTGTACCGTGCCGGGGCCGTTTATTGGCTTGGTGACGGGAATTCTGACGCCGATGAATTCACCGACATCGATCCAGTGGCACGCGGAGATCGAGCGGCAGCTGCCCGGGAACTTCAATGTGACGCTGAACTATTCGGGATCGAACTCCACGCACATCCCGCGGAAGATGGAGTCCAACTACAACCTGCCGTGCGGCACGGATGCCAATGGCCTGCCGATCTTCCCCACCTCCAACCCCGTCACCACGTGTGCGTCGGTGGGAACGGCGGCACCTGGCGTTGCGGCAATCGGCTTCTCTCTCTATTCGAAGCGGTTTGACGCCACGGCCAACTACAACGCGGTCACGGCGCAAGTCAGCCGGAAGATCTCTTCGGTCATCACCTTCTCCAGCAGCTACACCTTCGCCAAGGCGATCTCCGAGTCCGACTCCGTGAACTCGGGCAACGTCATGACCGGGATTGCAGCGGCGTCGCAGTATCCGGCCATGAAGGGTTGGGATCGCTCCGAATCGCTCTTCAGCATCCGGCACCGCTTCACGGAAAACGTCATCATCAACCTGCCGTTCGGCAAGGGCCGCAAGTACATGAGCGATGCGGCCGGCGTCCAACAGGCACTCCTGGGCGGCTGGCAGCTTACCTCGCTGGGTACGTTCCAGAGCGGAATGCCCTTCTCCGTTCTGGCGGGGTACGGCATCACCGGCGTGGGCGACGCCATCGACTTCCCCGATCGTTTGAACCAGATCTCCGCGAATACCACCACAGGGGACATCAACAACTGGATCAACACGGCGGCTTATGTCGAGCAGGCTCCGGGACACCTTGGCAACTCCGCGCGTAACTCCGCCAAGGGGCCGGGCTTCAGCAATCTGGACTTCGGGATCGGCAAGGACTTCACGATCACGGAGCAGATCGGCCTGAAGTTCCGGACCGACATGTTCAACGTCCTGAACCATCCGAACTTCGGTTTGCCGGGATCGATCCAGTTGTTCTCCGGACCGGGTGTTCCGAATCCGTCGGCGGGTGTCATCCGTACTACGGTCGGCACGCCGCGCCAGATTCAGTTCAGCCTGAAGCTGACGTTCTAA
- a CDS encoding CoA transferase subunit A, with protein sequence MTARKEDKLVSLQQAAALVRDGDTIAMQGMGTQMSPLALVRELIRADKRDLQVAMVVGGIGLDWMIAAGCVRKAMAIIINLDEFGMANNFRRAAEAQKLEIEEYTEHQILTRLGAGALGLPFGVSRSGLGSDVLSLHPDTTKVIECPFTGKPVIACRALEPDVAILHAHRADRFGNVQFFPKPIWADVDVFPRAAKKVIVTVEEIVENEEIRRTPIHTGIPYFKVDALVHVPFGAHPCSLFPKYNFDRTLFQRYADESRTPEGTRAFLDEFVYGLKTHDQYLAKLGGAAALKSLESWD encoded by the coding sequence ATGACCGCACGAAAAGAAGACAAGCTGGTGAGTTTGCAGCAGGCCGCCGCGCTGGTGCGCGACGGCGATACCATCGCCATGCAGGGCATGGGCACGCAGATGAGCCCTCTGGCCCTGGTCCGCGAGTTGATCCGGGCGGACAAGCGCGACCTGCAGGTAGCCATGGTCGTCGGCGGCATTGGCCTGGACTGGATGATCGCCGCAGGCTGCGTGCGCAAGGCCATGGCCATCATCATCAATCTCGATGAGTTTGGCATGGCCAATAATTTCCGCCGCGCCGCGGAAGCCCAGAAGCTCGAGATCGAAGAGTACACCGAGCACCAGATCCTGACGCGCCTGGGCGCCGGCGCGCTGGGCCTGCCCTTCGGCGTCAGCCGCTCCGGTCTCGGCAGCGACGTGCTCAGCCTGCATCCGGACACCACCAAGGTCATCGAGTGCCCGTTCACCGGCAAGCCGGTGATCGCCTGCCGCGCCCTGGAGCCGGACGTGGCCATCCTGCACGCGCACCGCGCCGACCGCTTCGGCAACGTGCAGTTTTTTCCCAAGCCCATCTGGGCCGACGTGGACGTCTTCCCGCGTGCCGCGAAAAAAGTCATCGTCACCGTGGAAGAGATTGTGGAGAACGAAGAGATCCGCCGCACCCCGATCCACACCGGCATTCCCTACTTCAAGGTGGACGCCCTGGTGCACGTACCCTTCGGCGCGCATCCCTGCTCGCTCTTCCCGAAGTACAACTTCGACCGCACCCTCTTCCAGCGCTACGCCGACGAATCGCGCACGCCGGAAGGCACGCGGGCATTTCTCGACGAATTTGTCTACGGACTGAAGACGCACGACCAATATCTCGCCAAACTCGGCGGGGCGGCGGCGCTGAAGAGTTTGGAGAGCTGGGACTAG
- a CDS encoding LLM class flavin-dependent oxidoreductase — protein MKLHYMPDTHGGPYDRPYPTPKEVAEFTDQLFRESEMAEAAGFESLQIPERHMRTECLFPSPLILMSALAARTSRIRLGTYILILPLYNPMHIAEQFAMIDNLSRGRVIMGVASGYHTGYNQMFNVPFHERGARFEEGFDVVTKAWTGQKFSYDGKYYQFKDVQLIPGVYQKPRPEIWVGGMFPKTIARAGRLGDAWCSDPFPLDPKVWNEQVKLYRDSAKQHGHKSKVVLMRDAWVAPTRKQAEQTFLKLAVEEWLFYYRWGILTHHPEFQKESDFTLDRALKHFVCGTPEDCISQIKMYEREYDVDEIVLRFRLPGGPPRPKVLQSLKMFGKEVMPEFTRKSRKKKK, from the coding sequence ATGAAGCTGCACTACATGCCCGACACGCACGGCGGACCCTACGACCGTCCGTATCCCACGCCGAAGGAGGTTGCCGAGTTCACGGACCAGCTTTTCCGCGAGTCGGAGATGGCCGAGGCGGCGGGATTCGAATCGCTGCAGATTCCCGAACGGCACATGCGCACGGAATGCCTGTTTCCGTCGCCGCTAATTCTGATGTCGGCGCTGGCGGCGAGGACCTCGCGCATCCGCCTGGGCACGTACATCCTGATCCTGCCGCTATACAACCCGATGCACATCGCGGAGCAGTTCGCGATGATCGACAATCTCTCGCGGGGACGGGTGATTATGGGCGTCGCCAGCGGGTATCACACGGGCTACAACCAGATGTTCAACGTGCCGTTCCACGAGCGCGGCGCGCGCTTTGAAGAAGGCTTCGATGTGGTGACGAAGGCCTGGACGGGGCAAAAGTTCTCGTACGACGGAAAATACTACCAGTTCAAGGATGTGCAGCTCATTCCCGGTGTGTATCAGAAGCCGCGCCCGGAGATCTGGGTCGGCGGGATGTTCCCGAAGACCATCGCGCGCGCGGGCAGGCTGGGCGACGCGTGGTGCAGCGATCCGTTTCCGCTGGATCCGAAGGTCTGGAACGAGCAGGTCAAGCTGTACCGCGACTCGGCGAAGCAGCACGGGCACAAGTCCAAGGTGGTGCTGATGCGCGACGCCTGGGTCGCGCCCACGCGCAAGCAGGCGGAGCAGACCTTCCTGAAGTTGGCCGTCGAGGAATGGCTGTTCTACTACCGCTGGGGCATCCTGACGCACCATCCGGAATTCCAGAAGGAGTCGGACTTCACGCTGGACCGCGCGCTCAAGCATTTCGTCTGCGGCACGCCCGAGGATTGCATCAGCCAGATCAAGATGTACGAGCGCGAGTACGACGTGGACGAAATCGTGCTGCGCTTCCGCCTGCCCGGCGGGCCGCCGCGCCCCAAGGTGCTGCAGTCGCTGAAAATGTTCGGCAAAGAAGTGATGCCGGAGTTCACCCGGAAGAGCAGGAAAAAGAAGAAGTAG